The Nocardioides sp. S5 genome includes a window with the following:
- a CDS encoding histidine kinase, translating into MSQVARRRSQVLAIVCVCLATAYCVIVTTVHVDRAPRVTSYLGTSPAVALVALTTAYALVGAGAYVLWRSRSGWLGTACLVLACTWLGPVLVGWDGGPSLARALAAMIPALAVPVLAHLALTAVYGTTPWVVAGAAVGYVLVGLLSAAAGLVRHPLLDAACWSDCSDYVMVTSNPGLSADLTQLLRGLTVVVAAVVLVLVVVQMTRAHAWPALAVAAALTLLAEAANALRLQRAPLERFDTTAGLSVFLLQAAGLLGVAGGAAWLTHSRRQALRRATRLMSELAERRQGGSLQQSLRAAVGDPTLTLRYWRRDTGQWVDADGRIRPEGPGAPTVARVVRGREPVALIEYDGHRLGRRVLEQELGAVARLAIDTERLRAESLGHLAELTLSRERIVAEADSHRRRVERDLHDGAQQRLLAVTYELRLARAEADDDVTEPLDEAIACARTCLDELREFAHGVFPAVLDHAGLEEALWSLAERSDPPMVLHSALASGPRFPAAERTAYFVARSVVQDARGTVTIDVRRRGADLVLVAAGVGTLDEVHLRDRVGAVGGELRHDGDRLEAVIPCG; encoded by the coding sequence ATGAGTCAGGTGGCGCGGCGCCGGAGCCAGGTGCTCGCGATCGTGTGCGTGTGCCTCGCCACCGCCTACTGCGTGATCGTGACCACGGTCCACGTCGACCGCGCACCGCGTGTCACGTCGTACCTGGGGACCTCACCCGCCGTCGCGCTCGTGGCTCTCACGACCGCGTACGCGCTCGTCGGCGCCGGCGCCTACGTCCTGTGGCGCTCCCGCTCCGGCTGGCTCGGCACGGCCTGCCTGGTCCTGGCCTGCACGTGGCTGGGTCCGGTGCTGGTCGGGTGGGACGGCGGGCCCTCGCTGGCGCGGGCACTCGCGGCGATGATCCCTGCGCTCGCCGTTCCCGTGCTGGCACACCTCGCGCTGACAGCGGTGTACGGAACGACACCGTGGGTCGTTGCTGGAGCGGCCGTGGGCTACGTGCTGGTCGGCCTGCTCAGCGCTGCGGCGGGTCTGGTGCGCCATCCGCTCCTGGACGCGGCCTGCTGGAGCGACTGCAGCGACTACGTCATGGTCACGTCGAACCCCGGCCTGTCCGCAGACCTCACCCAGCTCCTGCGCGGGCTCACCGTCGTCGTGGCGGCCGTCGTCCTCGTCCTGGTCGTGGTGCAGATGACCCGTGCGCACGCCTGGCCGGCGCTAGCCGTCGCGGCGGCACTCACCCTGCTCGCCGAGGCCGCGAACGCCCTCAGGCTGCAGCGGGCGCCGCTCGAACGTTTCGACACCACCGCCGGACTGTCCGTGTTCCTGCTGCAGGCCGCCGGTCTGCTCGGTGTCGCGGGGGGAGCGGCGTGGCTCACCCACAGCCGCCGGCAGGCGCTGCGACGCGCGACCCGACTCATGAGCGAGCTGGCCGAACGTCGACAGGGAGGCAGCCTCCAGCAGAGCCTGCGGGCAGCCGTCGGGGACCCGACCCTGACCCTGCGCTACTGGAGGCGCGACACCGGTCAGTGGGTCGACGCCGATGGTCGGATCCGGCCCGAGGGACCAGGGGCGCCGACGGTCGCACGCGTGGTGCGTGGCCGCGAGCCCGTGGCCCTCATCGAGTACGACGGCCACCGCCTCGGACGCCGCGTCCTCGAGCAGGAGCTGGGAGCCGTCGCCCGACTGGCGATCGACACGGAGCGACTGCGCGCGGAGAGCCTCGGGCACCTGGCCGAGCTGACCCTGTCGCGCGAGCGCATCGTCGCCGAGGCCGACAGCCATCGACGTCGGGTCGAGCGAGACCTGCACGACGGTGCGCAGCAGCGACTGCTCGCCGTGACGTACGAGCTCCGCCTGGCCAGGGCAGAGGCGGACGACGACGTCACCGAGCCCCTCGACGAGGCGATCGCGTGCGCGCGGACGTGCCTCGACGAGCTGCGGGAGTTCGCCCACGGCGTCTTCCCCGCCGTCCTCGACCATGCCGGGCTCGAGGAGGCGCTGTGGTCACTTGCCGAGCGTTCGGACCCACCCATGGTGCTGCACAGCGCGCTCGCGTCGGGTCCGCGCTTCCCGGCGGCCGAACGGACGGCGTACTTCGTGGCGAGATCGGTGGTGCAGGACGCCCGGGGAACGGTCACGATCGACGTACGCCGTCGCGGCGCGGACCTCGTGCTGGTCGCCGCCGGCGTGGGCACCCTCGACGAGGTCCACCTGCGCGACCGGGTGGGAGCGGTCGGGGGCGAGCTGCGCCATGATGGGGACCGACTGGAGGCGGTGATCCCGTGCGGGTAG
- a CDS encoding response regulator transcription factor, with product MRVVVAEDNMLTREGIVSVLTSSGVEVVAVADQAAGLLAAVERERPDAAIVDIRMPPTHTDEGLVAARAIRADHPDTVVLVLSQYVETAYALRLLDEHPEGLGYLLKDRLFDGAVLVDALRRLCESESVVDPTIVAQLMRRRRLKDPLDSLSEREREVLALVAEGYSNSALAARLSIAERTVEAHITQAFAKLRLVDDPASNRRVLAVVAYLRSRSHLTDQP from the coding sequence GTGCGGGTAGTCGTGGCAGAGGACAACATGCTGACCCGCGAGGGCATCGTCTCGGTGCTGACCTCGTCAGGTGTCGAGGTGGTCGCCGTGGCCGACCAGGCCGCCGGGCTGCTCGCGGCCGTGGAGCGCGAGCGACCGGACGCCGCCATCGTCGACATCCGCATGCCCCCGACACACACCGACGAGGGTCTCGTCGCCGCGCGTGCCATCCGGGCAGACCATCCGGACACCGTGGTCCTCGTGCTGTCGCAGTACGTCGAGACGGCGTACGCCCTCCGCCTGCTCGACGAGCACCCCGAGGGTCTCGGCTACCTCCTCAAGGACCGGCTGTTCGACGGCGCCGTGCTGGTGGACGCCCTGCGGCGACTGTGTGAGTCGGAGTCGGTGGTCGACCCGACGATCGTGGCGCAGCTCATGCGTCGACGCCGGTTGAAGGACCCGCTCGACTCGTTGAGCGAGCGTGAGCGCGAAGTGCTCGCCCTGGTGGCCGAGGGCTACTCCAACAGTGCGCTGGCCGCGAGGCTGTCGATCGCGGAACGCACGGTGGAGGCACACATCACCCAGGCGTTCGCCAAGCTCCGTCTCGTCGACGACCCCGCGTCCAACCGCCGCGTGCTGGCTGTCGTGGCCTACCTGCGATCGAGATCGCACCTGACGGACCAGCCCTGA
- a CDS encoding phospholipase D-like domain-containing protein: protein MTVARMLTTARRTLLGLLGLQVGLAVALSLVDSYRRRGKKPKPFPVTGPETVPVGDGLITTYTFGRDLYDDMLAAIDGAKKQILFETYIWKGDEIGWKFKTALTAAADRGVDVHCIYDGFANMVVSPAFKRFSPSLKVLRYPVWTAGLRFWDLRHYGRNHRKMLVVDEEVAFLGGYNIGSAYATEWRDTHVRITGPGVWDLKRAFADFWNLNRRHRLRRSERPLLLETASHWDPQIRIHRNSPRQWNFPIRSMYLEAINRASRNIWLTTAYFLPDQDFVDALTDAARRGVDVRILLPLKSNHIVADWISRGYYGQLLASGARILRFKDAMVHAKTATIDGSWATVGTANIDRLSLQGNYEINIEVIDPDFAAVMERVFLTDEGNCLELTLHEWEARDLNRKFTESFLAPLRPLL from the coding sequence GTGACCGTCGCTCGCATGCTGACCACCGCGCGGCGGACCCTGCTCGGCCTCCTCGGACTGCAGGTCGGTCTGGCCGTGGCGCTGTCCCTGGTCGACTCCTACCGCCGCCGCGGCAAGAAGCCGAAGCCGTTCCCCGTGACCGGGCCGGAGACGGTGCCGGTCGGCGACGGGCTGATCACGACCTACACCTTCGGGCGCGACCTCTACGACGACATGCTCGCCGCGATCGACGGGGCGAAGAAGCAGATCCTCTTCGAGACCTACATCTGGAAGGGCGACGAGATCGGGTGGAAGTTCAAGACCGCCCTCACCGCTGCCGCTGACCGTGGCGTCGACGTCCACTGCATCTACGACGGCTTCGCCAACATGGTCGTCTCCCCCGCCTTCAAGCGCTTCTCCCCGTCGCTGAAGGTGCTGCGCTACCCCGTCTGGACCGCCGGCCTGCGCTTCTGGGACCTGCGCCACTACGGCCGCAACCACCGCAAGATGCTGGTCGTCGACGAGGAGGTCGCCTTCCTCGGCGGCTACAACATCGGCTCGGCGTACGCCACCGAGTGGCGCGACACGCACGTGCGGATCACCGGCCCGGGTGTGTGGGACCTCAAGCGCGCCTTCGCCGACTTCTGGAACCTCAACCGACGGCACCGGTTGCGCCGCAGCGAGCGCCCGCTGCTGCTGGAGACGGCCTCGCACTGGGACCCGCAGATCCGCATCCACCGCAACAGCCCGCGCCAGTGGAACTTCCCGATCCGCAGCATGTACCTCGAGGCGATCAACCGCGCCAGCCGCAACATCTGGCTGACCACCGCCTACTTCCTGCCCGACCAGGACTTCGTCGACGCGCTCACCGACGCGGCGCGCCGCGGGGTCGACGTACGCATCCTGCTGCCGCTGAAGTCCAACCACATCGTCGCGGACTGGATCTCGCGCGGCTACTACGGCCAGCTGCTCGCGTCGGGGGCGCGCATCCTGCGCTTCAAGGACGCGATGGTGCACGCCAAGACCGCCACGATCGACGGCAGCTGGGCGACGGTGGGCACGGCCAACATCGACCGGCTCAGCCTCCAGGGCAACTACGAGATCAACATCGAGGTCATCGACCCCGACTTCGCTGCGGTGATGGAGCGGGTCTTCCTCACCGACGAGGGCAACTGCCTCGAGCTCACGCTCCACGAGTGGGAGGCGCGCGACCTGAACCGGAAGTTCACCGAGAGCTTCCTGGCGCCGCTGCGTCCGCTGCTCTGA
- a CDS encoding DNA-3-methyladenine glycosylase 2 family protein, with amino-acid sequence MPPAEPERTRTWVPHWPCSAAQVLRPQRRGAGDPTQRHEDSGRIWRAMRTPTGPATLAILPRPSTGDVLGRAWGPGADWALEAMPGLLGADDDPSGFEAHHHPEVAAGWRGHQHWRIGRTGLVMESLVPSILEQKVTGKQAFGSFRELVRRHGEPAPGPVAALRLMVQPTPATIAAIPSWEWLRLGVQPAQSRTLVTACRLASSLERITEVSVEEADKRLTSVRGIGVWTSAEVRQRALGDPDAVSFGDYHLANWVGWALVGHDITDDEMAELLEPYRPHRGRAAAMAMAGGQQRPRRGPRMSVPTHLPTR; translated from the coding sequence ATGCCCCCCGCCGAGCCCGAGCGCACCCGCACCTGGGTGCCGCACTGGCCGTGCTCGGCCGCGCAGGTGCTGCGTCCCCAGCGTCGCGGCGCGGGAGACCCGACGCAGCGCCACGAGGACTCCGGTCGGATCTGGCGCGCCATGCGTACGCCGACCGGCCCGGCGACGCTGGCGATCCTGCCGCGACCCTCGACCGGCGACGTCCTCGGCCGGGCGTGGGGGCCGGGCGCCGACTGGGCGCTCGAGGCGATGCCGGGCCTCCTCGGCGCGGACGACGACCCGAGCGGGTTCGAGGCGCACCACCACCCCGAGGTCGCGGCCGGCTGGCGTGGCCACCAGCACTGGCGCATCGGGCGCACCGGCCTGGTCATGGAGTCGCTCGTGCCGTCGATCCTCGAGCAGAAGGTCACCGGCAAGCAGGCCTTCGGCTCCTTCCGCGAGCTGGTGCGGCGGCACGGCGAGCCCGCGCCCGGCCCCGTCGCGGCCCTGCGGCTGATGGTCCAGCCGACACCGGCGACGATCGCCGCGATCCCCTCGTGGGAGTGGCTGCGGCTCGGCGTCCAGCCCGCCCAGTCACGCACCCTCGTGACCGCCTGCCGGCTCGCGTCGTCGCTCGAGCGCATCACCGAGGTGTCGGTCGAGGAGGCGGACAAGCGCCTGACGTCCGTGCGCGGCATCGGCGTGTGGACCAGCGCGGAGGTGCGCCAGCGGGCCCTCGGCGACCCCGATGCCGTGAGCTTCGGCGACTACCACCTCGCCAACTGGGTCGGGTGGGCGCTCGTCGGCCACGACATCACCGACGACGAGATGGCCGAGCTGCTCGAGCCCTACCGCCCCCACCGCGGCCGGGCAGCCGCGATGGCGATGGCCGGCGGGCAGCAGCGACCGCGCCGCGGGCCGCGGATGAGCGTCCCGACGCACCTGCCGACGCGATGA
- the kynA gene encoding tryptophan 2,3-dioxygenase yields the protein MGESPNKRDLEDGIEKDFSRSMSYGDYLRLDVLLSAQQPLSDPQQHDELLFIVQHQTSELWLKLMIHELRSARALLRSDDLSPALKRMARIKHIQHTLTDQWSVLATLTPSEYAEIRPFLATSSGFQSAQYREVEFLLGNKNADMVQVFSHDEGARTALDELLHEPSLYDEFLAHLARQGYAVPQRLLDRDWTQPHTTDPDLVEVFASVYAAPAEHWGVYETCEELVDMEDAFQQWRFRHLQVVQRVIGHKVGTGGSSGVDFLRRALSLTFFPELYEVRTRIGE from the coding sequence ATGGGTGAATCACCGAACAAGCGCGACCTCGAGGACGGCATCGAGAAGGACTTCTCGCGCTCGATGTCCTACGGCGACTACCTGCGGCTCGACGTCCTGCTCTCGGCCCAGCAGCCGCTGTCGGACCCCCAGCAGCACGACGAGCTGCTCTTCATCGTGCAGCACCAGACCAGCGAGCTGTGGCTCAAGCTGATGATCCACGAGCTCCGCTCGGCCCGCGCCCTGCTGCGCTCCGACGACCTGTCCCCCGCGCTCAAGCGGATGGCGCGGATCAAGCACATCCAGCACACGCTCACCGACCAGTGGTCGGTGCTCGCGACGCTGACCCCGAGCGAGTACGCCGAGATCCGCCCGTTCCTCGCCACCAGCTCGGGCTTCCAGTCCGCGCAGTACCGCGAGGTGGAGTTCCTGCTCGGCAACAAGAACGCCGACATGGTCCAGGTCTTCTCCCACGACGAGGGCGCCCGCACCGCGCTCGACGAGCTGCTCCACGAGCCGTCGCTCTACGACGAGTTCCTCGCCCACCTCGCCCGCCAGGGGTACGCCGTCCCGCAGCGGTTGCTGGACCGCGACTGGACGCAGCCGCACACCACCGACCCCGACCTCGTCGAGGTCTTCGCCTCCGTCTACGCAGCGCCGGCCGAGCACTGGGGCGTCTACGAGACCTGCGAGGAGCTCGTCGACATGGAGGACGCCTTCCAGCAGTGGCGCTTCCGACACCTCCAGGTCGTGCAGCGGGTCATCGGTCACAAGGTCGGCACCGGCGGGTCGTCCGGTGTCGATTTCCTCCGCCGCGCGCTCTCGCTCACGTTCTTCCCCGAGCTCTACGAGGTCCGGACCCGGATCGGCGAATGA
- the pepN gene encoding aminopeptidase N, whose product MPVRSLRQEEAVERAALLSVTSYDIAIDLTGLVDGPDFRAVSTIRFTATEGASTFVDCCAEVESATLNGEPVPAPQEGRIALDGLAADNELVVATVQRDTQHGRGVHRAVDPGDDNVYLWTSFEPDEARYAWACFDQPDLKAPHAFTVTAPEAWTVVSNSGDPMVEDVDGGRRWTFEPTPALSTYNPVVVAGPFVEVRREVDGYDLGLHARQTLAPALERDADQVFTLTAQGLEFFGERFGMPFPQRSYDQVFLPEFGGAMENYGCVTWADGILRRHEPTTGEWQMFANVLLHEMAHMWFGNIVTMRWWDDLWLNEAFAEFACMWAAERATSYGDTAANNLVGDKLDAYLADQGPASHPIRQPVPTVADAESIFDSITYPKGAAVLKQLMHFVGEDTFCVGMSAYFAEHAWGNTTLDDLVRSLEQASGRDLQPWRTAWLETAGVDRLGIEQTDDGLVLTAVGAHGAPHPQVVGVGAYRRAGEALEEVGSVRVEVAGERTPVEGLPAADLYLVNHDDTTFATTRPDAAGRQVLVSSPSGLPTTLARSVAMATVWDMLSSGDATAAEAVEALTDVLRVETVETVAEPCLGLALTAAQRWAPDAERVGLEAQVAAAARRMVDAGVSRQSALRALAQTAGGDDDLATVREHAGDDIDLQWYVLERRAELGDVDTDAVQALQERDPDPDGWIRALRVRASSPSAAAKEEAWTALVERRTPIQATGSVAGAFWRPGQDELVAPYAARYLEALPTLHEGGMIPGLALTASLFPVYAVDEAWVARAREVAAAEAAPVVVGSLTERSELVLRMLRARAL is encoded by the coding sequence GTGCCCGTCCGCAGCCTTCGTCAGGAGGAGGCCGTCGAGCGCGCGGCGCTCCTGTCGGTCACCTCCTACGACATCGCGATCGACCTCACCGGCCTCGTCGACGGACCCGACTTCCGCGCCGTCAGCACGATCCGCTTCACCGCGACCGAAGGCGCCTCGACGTTCGTCGACTGCTGCGCCGAGGTCGAGTCGGCCACGCTCAACGGCGAGCCTGTGCCCGCGCCTCAGGAGGGCCGGATCGCGCTCGACGGACTGGCAGCGGACAACGAGCTGGTCGTCGCCACCGTCCAGCGCGACACCCAGCACGGTCGGGGTGTCCACCGCGCGGTCGACCCCGGCGACGACAACGTCTACCTGTGGACCTCCTTCGAGCCCGACGAGGCGCGCTACGCCTGGGCCTGCTTCGACCAGCCCGACCTCAAGGCGCCGCACGCCTTCACCGTCACCGCCCCTGAGGCATGGACCGTCGTCAGCAACTCCGGCGACCCCATGGTCGAGGACGTCGACGGTGGCCGCAGGTGGACGTTCGAGCCGACACCCGCGCTGTCGACGTACAACCCGGTCGTGGTGGCCGGGCCGTTCGTCGAGGTGCGCCGCGAGGTCGACGGCTACGACCTCGGGCTCCACGCGCGCCAGACCCTGGCCCCGGCGCTGGAGCGCGACGCCGACCAGGTGTTCACCCTCACCGCGCAGGGCCTGGAGTTCTTCGGCGAGCGGTTCGGCATGCCCTTCCCGCAGCGCTCCTACGACCAGGTGTTCCTGCCCGAGTTCGGCGGAGCGATGGAGAACTACGGCTGCGTCACGTGGGCCGACGGCATCCTGCGCCGCCACGAGCCCACCACGGGCGAGTGGCAGATGTTCGCCAACGTGCTCCTGCACGAGATGGCGCACATGTGGTTCGGCAACATCGTCACGATGCGCTGGTGGGACGACCTCTGGCTGAACGAGGCCTTCGCCGAGTTCGCCTGCATGTGGGCCGCCGAGCGGGCCACCTCCTACGGCGACACCGCTGCCAACAACCTCGTGGGCGACAAGCTCGACGCCTACCTCGCCGACCAGGGACCGGCGTCGCACCCGATCCGTCAGCCCGTGCCGACCGTGGCGGACGCGGAGTCGATCTTCGACTCCATCACCTACCCCAAGGGCGCGGCGGTGCTCAAGCAGCTCATGCACTTCGTCGGCGAGGACACCTTCTGCGTCGGCATGAGCGCCTACTTCGCCGAGCACGCGTGGGGCAACACCACGCTCGACGACCTCGTCCGCTCCCTCGAGCAGGCCAGCGGTCGGGACCTCCAGCCGTGGCGTACGGCCTGGCTGGAGACCGCCGGCGTCGACCGGCTCGGCATCGAGCAGACCGACGACGGCCTCGTGCTCACCGCCGTCGGCGCCCACGGTGCCCCGCACCCGCAGGTGGTGGGCGTGGGCGCCTACCGCCGCGCCGGCGAGGCGCTCGAGGAGGTCGGCTCGGTCCGCGTCGAGGTGGCCGGCGAGCGCACCCCGGTCGAGGGCCTGCCCGCCGCCGACCTCTACCTCGTCAACCACGACGACACGACCTTCGCCACCACCCGACCCGACGCCGCCGGGCGCCAGGTGCTGGTCAGCAGCCCCTCCGGCCTGCCCACGACGCTCGCCCGTTCCGTGGCGATGGCCACCGTCTGGGACATGCTGTCCAGCGGCGACGCCACGGCGGCCGAGGCCGTGGAGGCACTCACCGACGTGCTGAGGGTCGAGACCGTGGAGACGGTCGCCGAGCCCTGCCTCGGGCTCGCTCTCACCGCCGCCCAGCGCTGGGCACCCGACGCGGAGCGGGTCGGCCTCGAGGCGCAGGTGGCCGCCGCCGCCCGTCGCATGGTGGACGCGGGGGTGTCGCGGCAGTCGGCACTGCGGGCGCTGGCCCAGACCGCCGGCGGTGATGACGACCTCGCCACGGTGCGCGAGCACGCCGGCGACGACATCGACCTCCAGTGGTACGTCCTCGAGCGCCGGGCCGAGCTCGGCGACGTGGACACCGACGCCGTCCAGGCACTCCAGGAGCGCGACCCCGACCCCGACGGCTGGATCCGTGCGCTGCGCGTGCGCGCGAGCTCTCCCTCCGCCGCGGCGAAGGAGGAGGCGTGGACCGCCCTGGTGGAGCGCAGGACGCCCATCCAGGCCACCGGCTCGGTGGCGGGGGCGTTCTGGAGGCCGGGGCAGGACGAGCTCGTGGCGCCCTACGCCGCGCGCTACCTCGAGGCGCTGCCCACCCTGCACGAGGGCGGGATGATCCCTGGTCTCGCCCTGACCGCCAGCCTCTTCCCGGTGTACGCCGTCGACGAGGCGTGGGTCGCGCGGGCCCGCGAGGTGGCGGCCGCCGAGGCGGCGCCGGTCGTCGTCGGCTCGCTCACCGAGCGCTCCGAGCTGGTGCTGCGGATGCTGCGCGCCCGCGCGCTCTGA
- a CDS encoding SDR family NAD(P)-dependent oxidoreductase: MTEQTMAGRTVLVTGASDGIGAEAARVLAARGAMVHVTGRSLDKLRPVAEAVGTEPLVADFSRLDDVRRLAEQVAERVGTLDVLMNNAGGTFSPSRLTADGHEPNFQVNHVAPFLLTNLLHPKLAAAGRSLVVNTSSIANLMGKVVLDDLDYEHRTAREFPAYGTGKLMNIVFTRGASVRWSGDGIVSVAVHPGPVGSSFGRDSRVVGLLYRTPLKRFATISVPDGAAPLVALAERGADQDLDGRYFSRFTPDGRENKQASDRAIIDGLWERSAALVGLG, encoded by the coding sequence ATGACTGAGCAGACGATGGCGGGCCGTACGGTCCTGGTGACCGGGGCGAGCGACGGGATCGGCGCCGAGGCGGCGCGCGTGCTGGCGGCGCGGGGCGCGATGGTGCACGTCACCGGGCGCTCCCTCGACAAGCTGCGGCCGGTCGCGGAGGCCGTCGGCACCGAGCCCCTCGTCGCCGACTTCTCCCGCCTCGACGACGTACGCCGCCTGGCCGAGCAGGTCGCCGAGCGCGTGGGCACGCTGGACGTGCTGATGAACAACGCCGGCGGCACCTTCTCCCCGTCCCGCCTGACCGCCGACGGCCACGAGCCGAACTTCCAGGTCAACCACGTCGCGCCCTTCCTGCTCACCAACCTCCTCCACCCGAAGCTGGCCGCCGCCGGCCGCTCGCTCGTGGTCAACACGTCCAGCATCGCCAACCTGATGGGCAAGGTCGTGCTCGACGACCTCGACTACGAGCACCGCACGGCGCGCGAGTTCCCGGCCTACGGCACCGGCAAGCTGATGAACATCGTCTTCACCCGCGGCGCGTCGGTCCGCTGGTCCGGCGACGGCATCGTCTCGGTCGCCGTGCACCCCGGTCCGGTCGGGAGCTCGTTCGGCCGCGACTCGCGGGTCGTCGGCCTGCTCTACCGCACGCCGCTGAAGCGCTTCGCCACGATCAGCGTCCCCGACGGCGCGGCGCCGCTGGTCGCCCTCGCCGAGCGCGGGGCCGACCAGGACCTCGACGGCCGCTACTTCAGCCGCTTCACCCCCGACGGTCGCGAGAACAAGCAGGCGAGCGACCGCGCGATCATCGACGGTCTGTGGGAGCGGTCCGCCGCGCTCGTCGGGCTCGGCTGA
- a CDS encoding tRNA (cytidine(34)-2'-O)-methyltransferase, with protein MFHVMFLEPRIPPNTGNAIRMVAGTGATLHLVEPLGFDLSEPQLRRAGLDYHDLASVVVHPDLDAALSSEALAGSRVFAFTAHATRWHTDVAFEPGDVLLFGPEPTGLPDEVLTHARVSDRLRIPMLAGRRSLNLANSAAVVTYEAWRQQGFPGAQ; from the coding sequence GTGTTCCACGTGATGTTCCTCGAGCCCCGGATCCCGCCCAACACGGGCAACGCGATCCGCATGGTGGCCGGGACGGGAGCGACCCTGCACCTGGTCGAGCCGCTGGGCTTCGACCTGTCCGAGCCGCAGCTCAGGCGCGCGGGGCTCGACTACCACGACCTCGCGTCGGTGGTGGTCCATCCCGACCTCGACGCCGCGCTCTCGAGCGAGGCGCTGGCGGGCTCCCGGGTCTTCGCGTTCACCGCGCACGCGACCCGCTGGCACACCGACGTGGCGTTCGAGCCCGGCGACGTGCTGCTCTTCGGTCCGGAGCCGACCGGCCTCCCGGACGAGGTGCTGACGCACGCCCGGGTGAGCGACCGGCTCCGGATCCCGATGCTGGCGGGCCGCAGGTCGCTGAACCTGGCGAACTCCGCGGCCGTGGTGACCTACGAGGCGTGGCGCCAGCAGGGCTTCCCCGGCGCCCAGTGA
- a CDS encoding resuscitation-promoting factor, whose protein sequence is MRATTTPALFARSRGVAATIAASALALTLVPGGASAASSAEPVDVRLKVADAAPVEVAVTPQAWPGQLLEAYGVPADGNDLVDVVRDGREVSGKRKRLRQGDVVRVTDVTKERKTKRQKVRRGTVEVFTTKLKPGVRKVVREGRPGVRKVVAMKTLHNGEPVKYRVVKKKMVRDARPRRVLVGRKAYAVAGADGLNWGALANCESGGNPRAVNPAGYYGLYQFDLGTWRSVGGSGLPTAASAGEQTYRAKLLYKQRGRSPWPTCGRLL, encoded by the coding sequence GTGCGTGCCACCACCACACCTGCCCTGTTCGCCCGCTCCCGCGGCGTCGCCGCCACCATCGCGGCGTCCGCGCTCGCGCTGACCCTCGTCCCCGGCGGCGCGTCCGCCGCGTCGAGCGCCGAGCCCGTCGACGTACGCCTCAAGGTCGCCGACGCGGCCCCCGTCGAGGTCGCCGTCACGCCCCAGGCGTGGCCCGGCCAGCTCCTCGAGGCCTACGGCGTCCCTGCCGACGGCAACGACCTGGTCGACGTCGTGCGCGACGGTCGCGAGGTCTCGGGCAAGCGCAAGCGCCTCCGTCAGGGCGACGTCGTACGCGTCACCGACGTCACCAAGGAGCGCAAGACCAAGCGCCAGAAGGTGCGCCGCGGCACTGTCGAGGTCTTCACCACCAAGCTCAAGCCGGGCGTCCGCAAGGTCGTGCGTGAGGGCCGTCCCGGTGTCCGCAAGGTCGTCGCGATGAAGACCCTGCACAACGGCGAGCCGGTGAAGTACCGCGTGGTGAAGAAGAAGATGGTCCGCGACGCGCGCCCGCGCCGCGTCCTCGTCGGTCGCAAGGCGTACGCCGTCGCCGGTGCGGACGGTCTCAACTGGGGCGCGCTGGCGAACTGCGAGTCGGGCGGCAACCCGCGCGCGGTGAACCCGGCCGGTTACTACGGGCTCTACCAGTTCGACCTCGGCACGTGGCGCAGCGTGGGCGGCTCCGGCCTCCCCACCGCCGCGTCGGCGGGCGAGCAGACCTACCGCGCGAAGCTGCTCTACAAGCAGCGTGGCCGCTCGCCGTGGCCCACCTGCGGCCGGCTCCTCTGA